From the Pseudarthrobacter sp. MM222 genome, one window contains:
- the otsB gene encoding trehalose-phosphatase translates to MTPETAPLSLSPELLEAIRRVAATDHLLVAMDFDGTMAPLVDHASDSRSLPRSAAAFAALAELPRTTTALISGRALESLRAVAFPPDKTLLIGSHGAEAWMGQGSSPLVLDDAQRELLAGIRRVLEEIVEEAPGTLLEDKPAGVVLHTRLAADDVAEDAVSAARAVLQDRPGVFLKTGNRVLETAVVHASKGEGVDFLRQATGASAVVFAGDDVTDEDALGRLLPGDVGVKVGLDFTQAEFRVEAPVHVAELMEALLRERRRAVGA, encoded by the coding sequence ATGACTCCTGAGACGGCTCCGCTGTCCCTCTCCCCGGAACTGCTCGAGGCTATCCGCCGGGTGGCCGCTACGGACCACCTGCTGGTCGCGATGGATTTCGATGGCACCATGGCACCCCTCGTGGACCATGCCTCGGATTCCCGTTCACTCCCCCGTTCGGCCGCGGCCTTCGCCGCGTTGGCCGAGCTGCCGCGGACGACGACGGCGCTCATCTCGGGACGCGCCCTGGAGAGCCTTCGGGCCGTCGCCTTCCCTCCGGATAAGACCCTGCTGATCGGCAGCCACGGGGCGGAAGCGTGGATGGGTCAGGGCTCCTCCCCGCTGGTCCTCGACGACGCGCAGCGTGAGCTGCTCGCCGGCATCCGCCGGGTTCTCGAGGAGATCGTGGAGGAGGCCCCGGGCACACTGCTGGAGGACAAGCCGGCCGGGGTGGTGCTGCACACGAGACTTGCCGCCGACGACGTCGCCGAAGACGCCGTGTCGGCGGCCCGCGCCGTGCTGCAGGACCGGCCAGGCGTCTTTCTGAAGACCGGCAACCGTGTCCTGGAAACCGCCGTGGTCCACGCCTCCAAAGGTGAGGGCGTGGACTTCCTGCGGCAGGCGACCGGCGCCTCCGCCGTGGTCTTCGCCGGGGACGACGTCACGGACGAGGACGCCCTGGGCAGGCTGCTCCCGGGGGACGTGGGCGTGAAAGTCGGCCTGGATTTCACCCAGGCCGAGTTCCGCGTCGAGGCGCCGGTACATGTCGCCGAACTGATGGAGGCCCTCCTCCGGGAACGCAGGCGGGCAGTCGGCGCCTGA
- a CDS encoding DsbA family protein, producing MSPANDPRQSKAERTAAAREKAREIREAQLKKEKRNKLLIGWGIVAAVVAILAIVALVVTSSIRNNAPIADEGPTPANGNIHGGVTLLANSEVAQLPSATVKLADLPAAPATPPAEVTAPGAEPEAGKPVKVVLYIDFICPVCKNFEAQYNETLTSLRNEGKISVEYRPLGFLDSRSTTNYSSRAANAAACVVNESPEKYSDFVNALFDKQPAEGGAGLPDSELKKMATDLGAKSIDKCVDDKTYRPFVKYTTQEASAIGVTGTPTVFVEGKQWGKGESAQTPFEQFLTAAIDAKQ from the coding sequence ATGAGCCCCGCAAACGACCCCCGTCAGTCCAAAGCAGAGCGCACTGCCGCGGCCCGCGAGAAAGCCCGTGAAATCCGCGAGGCGCAGCTGAAGAAAGAAAAGCGCAACAAGCTGCTCATCGGCTGGGGCATCGTTGCCGCCGTCGTGGCCATTCTCGCCATCGTGGCTCTGGTGGTCACCTCCAGCATCAGGAACAACGCCCCGATCGCCGACGAAGGGCCCACGCCGGCCAACGGCAACATCCACGGCGGCGTCACGCTGCTCGCCAATTCCGAGGTAGCCCAGTTGCCCTCGGCGACGGTCAAGCTCGCCGACCTTCCGGCAGCGCCGGCCACGCCGCCGGCCGAGGTCACCGCCCCGGGCGCCGAGCCTGAGGCCGGCAAACCGGTCAAGGTTGTCCTCTATATCGACTTCATCTGCCCCGTATGCAAGAACTTCGAAGCGCAGTACAACGAAACCCTGACCAGCCTGCGCAACGAAGGCAAAATCTCGGTCGAGTACCGCCCGCTCGGCTTCCTGGACAGCCGGTCCACCACCAACTACTCCTCCCGCGCGGCCAACGCCGCCGCCTGCGTGGTCAACGAATCCCCGGAGAAGTACTCGGACTTCGTCAACGCGCTCTTCGATAAGCAGCCTGCCGAAGGCGGTGCCGGCCTGCCGGACTCGGAGTTGAAGAAGATGGCAACCGACCTCGGAGCCAAGAGCATCGACAAGTGCGTGGATGACAAGACCTACCGCCCGTTCGTGAAGTACACCACCCAGGAAGCCTCGGCCATTGGGGTCACGGGCACGCCCACCGTCTTCGTCGAAGGCAAGCAGTGGGGCAAGGGCGAGAGCGCCCAGACCCCGTTTGAGCAGTTCCTCACGGCGGCAATCGACGCCAAGCAGTAA
- a CDS encoding DUF4032 domain-containing protein, whose protein sequence is MTEESNAQWHDEPTDYGQIGKLPRFEAASANDAKGAVASSSLSITAAAAEPELLDLPWHIALEDWPAEYLAALPRGISRHIVRFAHLGGSVIAIKETSEHVARHEYHMLRKLARLDVPCVEPVAVITGRTTPDGRSLNPVLVTRHLKFSMPYRALFSQMLRKDTLTRLIDAQALLMVRLHLIGFYWGDVSLSNTLFRRDAGAFAAYLVDAETGELYPDLSTGQREYDLEIARVNIAGELMDLLDGGLIEEKVDPVATSELIMDSYRRLWTELTEKESFEIGERWRVAARIRRLNELGFDVGEYAIKTTQNGSTIQLQPKVVDAGHHQRRLLRLTGLDAQENQARRLLNDMDSFRADNNPDMDEEYSAHLWVSQIFEPIVRSIPRDLSGKLEPAEAVHEILEHRWYMSEKENRHIPLAEAVQSYIDSELRHRRDEAAIMLNPDTEMLKILEVENEESRYGADESIEEYPDSDD, encoded by the coding sequence ATGACCGAGGAAAGCAACGCCCAGTGGCACGACGAACCCACCGACTACGGTCAGATCGGGAAGCTGCCCCGATTTGAGGCCGCCAGCGCCAACGACGCAAAGGGCGCGGTGGCGTCCAGCTCGCTGAGCATCACCGCGGCCGCCGCCGAACCGGAGCTGCTTGACCTGCCCTGGCATATCGCGCTCGAGGACTGGCCGGCGGAATACCTCGCCGCGCTCCCCCGCGGCATCTCCCGGCACATCGTGCGGTTCGCCCACCTCGGCGGCTCCGTCATCGCCATCAAGGAAACCTCCGAGCACGTCGCCCGCCACGAGTACCACATGCTGCGCAAGCTGGCCCGGCTGGATGTCCCCTGCGTGGAGCCGGTGGCCGTCATCACGGGGCGCACCACCCCGGACGGCCGCTCCCTCAATCCCGTCCTCGTCACGCGGCACCTGAAGTTCTCCATGCCCTACCGCGCCCTCTTCTCCCAGATGTTGCGCAAAGACACCCTCACCCGCCTCATCGATGCGCAGGCGCTCCTGATGGTCCGGCTGCACCTGATCGGGTTCTACTGGGGCGACGTCTCGCTCTCCAACACCCTGTTCCGCCGCGACGCAGGCGCCTTCGCGGCGTACCTGGTGGATGCAGAGACAGGCGAGCTGTACCCCGATCTCTCCACCGGGCAGCGCGAGTACGATCTCGAAATCGCGCGTGTCAACATTGCGGGTGAGCTGATGGACCTGCTCGACGGCGGGCTGATCGAGGAAAAGGTGGATCCCGTGGCCACCAGCGAGCTCATCATGGACAGCTACCGCCGGCTCTGGACGGAACTGACCGAGAAGGAATCCTTCGAGATCGGTGAGCGTTGGCGGGTGGCCGCCCGCATCCGGCGGCTCAACGAGCTCGGGTTCGACGTCGGGGAATATGCGATCAAGACCACCCAGAACGGCTCCACCATCCAGCTCCAGCCCAAGGTGGTAGACGCCGGGCACCACCAGCGCCGCCTGTTGCGCCTGACCGGACTGGACGCGCAGGAAAACCAGGCCCGCCGGCTCCTGAATGACATGGACTCCTTCCGGGCGGACAACAACCCGGACATGGACGAGGAATACAGCGCCCATCTCTGGGTCAGCCAGATCTTCGAGCCGATTGTCCGCTCCATCCCCCGGGACCTGTCCGGCAAGCTCGAACCGGCGGAAGCCGTGCACGAGATCCTCGAGCACCGCTGGTACATGTCCGAGAAGGAGAACCGCCACATTCCGCTGGCCGAAGCGGTGCAGTCCTACATCGACTCCGAACTGCGCCACCGCCGCGACGAGGCTGCCATCATGCTCAATCCGGACACGGAAATGCTGAAGATTTTGGAGGTCGAAAACGAGGAGTCCCGCTACGGCGCCGACGAATCCATCGAGGAATACCCCGACTCCGACGACTAG
- a CDS encoding FAD-binding oxidoreductase: MSIIDELASALGPAKVVLDAAALAAYAVDQAPVLDFQLPQAVVFAESVEDVQVTVRACAARGVPVVARGAGTGVSGGAHASQGCVVLSLERMNRILDLNPDDETAVVEPGVINADLNAAAADHGLMFAPDPASFRMSTIGGNVATNAGGLRCAKYGVTRDSVLALDVVLADGSLIHTGHQTFKGVAGYDLTGLFVGSEGTLGIVVGVTVRLKYLPSEVHTIAAFYPDFRSAAAGVLAVGQARVQPAIMELLDGGSLAQLDDIHGSDLAARGAALLLIQTDGFGAAAEAAAIRPLLAAGGAVVTMEANTEAEQLVELRRNSRGVEVDDEYRVGEDVAVPRSRLVDYVAELEAMALTYGVQLKVVAHAGDGNLHPTFWVDRVDSAVDAGAMERLGAALDKSITVALAMGGTITGEHGIGQYKLRWLGLEQKEPVRELQRRIKELFDPAGILNPGKAI; the protein is encoded by the coding sequence AGCTTCCCCAGGCGGTGGTGTTCGCCGAATCCGTGGAGGATGTCCAGGTGACCGTCCGCGCTTGCGCAGCCCGGGGAGTGCCCGTGGTGGCCCGCGGAGCAGGTACTGGCGTCTCGGGCGGCGCCCACGCCAGCCAGGGCTGCGTTGTGCTGAGCCTGGAGCGCATGAACCGGATCCTGGACCTCAACCCGGACGACGAGACGGCCGTCGTCGAACCCGGCGTCATCAATGCGGACCTCAACGCCGCCGCCGCCGACCACGGGCTGATGTTCGCCCCGGACCCGGCTAGCTTCAGGATGTCGACCATCGGCGGGAATGTGGCCACAAACGCCGGTGGACTGCGTTGCGCGAAGTACGGCGTGACGCGGGACTCGGTCCTGGCCCTCGACGTCGTACTCGCCGACGGCTCGCTCATCCACACCGGCCACCAGACCTTCAAAGGCGTGGCCGGGTATGACCTGACCGGGCTTTTCGTGGGCTCCGAGGGGACGCTGGGGATTGTCGTCGGCGTCACCGTCCGGCTCAAGTACCTTCCGAGCGAGGTGCACACGATCGCGGCGTTCTATCCGGACTTCCGCAGCGCCGCGGCTGGCGTCCTCGCCGTCGGACAGGCCCGGGTGCAGCCGGCCATCATGGAGTTGCTCGACGGCGGCTCACTCGCCCAGCTCGATGATATCCACGGCTCGGACCTTGCAGCGCGTGGTGCCGCCCTGCTCCTCATCCAGACTGACGGCTTTGGCGCAGCGGCCGAGGCGGCGGCCATCCGGCCCCTGCTCGCGGCGGGCGGGGCCGTGGTGACCATGGAGGCGAATACGGAGGCCGAACAGCTCGTTGAGCTGCGCCGCAACAGCCGCGGCGTCGAGGTGGACGATGAATACCGGGTGGGCGAGGACGTCGCAGTGCCCCGCTCCCGGCTGGTGGATTACGTTGCCGAGCTTGAGGCCATGGCCCTGACGTACGGAGTCCAGCTGAAGGTCGTGGCGCATGCCGGGGACGGGAACCTGCACCCCACGTTCTGGGTGGACCGGGTGGACAGCGCCGTCGACGCCGGCGCCATGGAACGGCTCGGCGCGGCCCTGGATAAGTCGATCACCGTGGCGCTGGCGATGGGCGGCACCATCACGGGGGAGCACGGGATCGGCCAGTACAAGCTGCGCTGGCTGGGACTCGAGCAGAAGGAGCCCGTGCGCGAGCTGCAGCGCCGGATCAAGGAACTTTTCGATCCGGCCGGCATCCTGAACCCCGGCAAGGCGATTTAA
- a CDS encoding APC family permease, translated as MTQTIRQSPAPDPGTGAGAAGSAHGITGKGLKGGQLGLLAVVVLGISTIAPAYTLTSALGPTVSEAGLQLPVIFLIGFIPMILVSLAYRELNADSPDSGTTFTWVTKAFGPWVGWMGGWGLLAANIIVLSNLAGVAVDFFYLFLAQLTGSPELADLAANKPLNVLTCFVFVALAVWISYRGLHTTKLVQYGLVGFQLLVLGLFVVLAFANWSSSETAIPFSWEWFDVTKIQTFGQVAAGISLSIFVYWGWDVCLTVNEETSNGKKTAGVAGTLTAVVVLGIYLLVTIATMMFAGIGDVGIGLTNADNQANVFTALASPIMGPFAILMSLAVLSSSAASLQSTFTSPSRSLLAMAHYGALPAAFNHVSKRFSTPGFATVAAGVVSAGFYAVMHVISENVLNDTILALGLMICFYYGLTAFACAWYFRGSAFSSARHFILRMLCPLLGGAGLSVVFLQTAVDSWAPEFGSGSEFLGVGLVFVLGIGVLALGGVFMILMARFRPGFFRGETIRQDTPALVAPE; from the coding sequence ATGACGCAAACCATCCGCCAAAGCCCCGCACCGGATCCCGGGACGGGTGCCGGCGCAGCCGGCTCCGCCCACGGCATCACCGGGAAAGGCCTGAAAGGCGGACAGCTTGGCCTGCTCGCCGTCGTAGTCCTGGGGATCTCAACCATCGCTCCGGCCTACACCCTCACGAGCGCCCTCGGGCCGACCGTCAGTGAAGCCGGACTGCAGCTGCCGGTGATCTTCCTGATCGGATTCATCCCGATGATCCTGGTGTCGCTCGCCTACCGGGAACTCAACGCCGACTCCCCGGACAGCGGCACCACGTTCACCTGGGTTACGAAAGCATTCGGACCCTGGGTTGGCTGGATGGGCGGCTGGGGGCTGCTGGCGGCCAACATCATCGTGCTCTCCAACCTGGCCGGCGTGGCGGTGGATTTCTTCTACCTCTTTTTGGCGCAGCTGACGGGATCACCGGAGCTGGCCGATCTCGCGGCCAACAAACCGCTGAACGTCCTGACCTGCTTCGTGTTCGTCGCCCTGGCGGTCTGGATCAGTTACCGGGGCCTGCACACCACCAAGCTGGTCCAGTACGGGCTGGTCGGTTTCCAGCTGCTGGTCCTGGGACTGTTTGTCGTTCTGGCCTTCGCCAACTGGTCCAGCTCGGAAACGGCAATCCCGTTCAGCTGGGAATGGTTCGATGTCACCAAGATTCAGACTTTCGGCCAGGTGGCGGCCGGAATCTCGCTCTCGATCTTCGTGTACTGGGGCTGGGATGTATGCCTGACGGTCAATGAAGAGACCTCCAACGGCAAGAAGACCGCCGGCGTCGCCGGAACCCTCACCGCCGTCGTGGTTCTGGGCATCTATCTTCTGGTGACGATCGCAACCATGATGTTCGCCGGGATCGGCGACGTCGGGATCGGCCTGACCAATGCCGACAACCAGGCGAATGTCTTTACGGCGCTGGCATCCCCCATCATGGGTCCCTTCGCCATCCTGATGTCCCTGGCGGTGCTGTCGAGTTCCGCGGCGTCGCTGCAGTCCACGTTCACGTCACCCTCGCGCAGCCTTCTCGCCATGGCCCACTACGGCGCGCTGCCCGCTGCGTTCAACCACGTGAGCAAGCGCTTTTCCACCCCCGGCTTCGCCACGGTCGCGGCCGGGGTAGTTTCGGCGGGCTTCTACGCCGTGATGCACGTGATCAGCGAAAACGTCCTTAACGACACCATTCTGGCGCTGGGTCTGATGATCTGCTTCTACTACGGGCTAACGGCCTTCGCGTGCGCCTGGTACTTCCGCGGCAGTGCATTCAGCAGCGCCCGCCACTTCATCCTGCGCATGCTGTGCCCGTTGCTGGGCGGGGCGGGCCTGTCCGTCGTGTTCCTGCAGACCGCGGTGGACAGCTGGGCACCCGAGTTCGGCAGCGGATCGGAGTTCCTGGGCGTCGGACTGGTCTTTGTCCTGGGCATCGGCGTCCTGGCTCTCGGCGGCGTGTTCATGATCCTGATGGCGCGGTTCCGGCCGGGTTTCTTCCGCGGCGAAACCATCCGGCAGGATACCCCGGCGCTGGTGGCCCCGGAATAG
- a CDS encoding alpha,alpha-trehalose-phosphate synthase (UDP-forming), producing MPQGKASKATAEADSLYDFMVVSNRLPVDRCSPDEPGCEDGWRRSPGGLVTALAPMMTKTDGAWVGWHGAPDETVKPFSHGGIDLVPVQLSTDDIELFYEGFSNATLWPLYHDVIAPPEFHRTWWDSYRRVNRRFADAVIEHANQGATVWVQDYQLQLVPKMLREARPDLKIGFFNHIPFPPPEIFAQLPWRRAIIDGLLGADLVGFQRPSDAGNFMRSARRFLGASVKQQQIHVRGSDGETTHIARAQAFPISIDVQQISELARRPEIIERASQIRRDLGSPKTILLGVDRLDYTKGIRHRLKAYEELLADGLVSVEDAALIQVASPSRERVEQYRLLREEVEGTVGHINGTYDTMQHTAVRYLHHSYPIEEMVALYLAADVMLVTALRDGMNLVAKEYVTARTNNDGALVLSEFAGAADQLKQALLMNPHDIDGLKDTIMKAVTMQPAEAGRRMRSMRKQILDHDVDLWSSDFLAALKEKVIRDDS from the coding sequence ATGCCCCAGGGCAAGGCATCCAAGGCCACTGCCGAGGCGGACTCACTATACGACTTCATGGTGGTCTCCAATCGCCTGCCCGTCGACCGCTGTTCCCCGGACGAGCCCGGCTGCGAGGACGGCTGGCGCCGCTCCCCCGGGGGCCTGGTGACCGCCCTCGCACCCATGATGACGAAGACGGACGGCGCCTGGGTGGGCTGGCACGGCGCTCCTGACGAAACCGTAAAACCCTTCAGCCACGGCGGCATTGACCTGGTCCCGGTCCAGCTCAGCACGGACGACATCGAGCTCTTCTATGAGGGCTTTTCGAACGCCACGCTCTGGCCGCTGTATCACGACGTGATCGCACCCCCGGAGTTCCACCGGACCTGGTGGGATTCCTACCGGCGGGTCAACCGGAGGTTCGCCGACGCCGTCATCGAGCACGCAAACCAGGGCGCCACGGTCTGGGTGCAGGACTACCAGCTGCAGCTCGTGCCCAAGATGCTCCGCGAGGCACGTCCGGACCTGAAGATCGGGTTCTTCAACCACATCCCCTTCCCGCCGCCGGAAATTTTCGCCCAGCTGCCGTGGCGCCGGGCCATCATCGACGGATTGCTCGGTGCCGACCTGGTCGGCTTCCAGCGCCCCAGCGACGCCGGTAACTTCATGCGCTCCGCCCGGCGCTTCCTCGGGGCCAGCGTCAAACAGCAACAGATCCATGTCCGGGGGTCCGACGGCGAGACCACCCATATCGCCCGTGCCCAGGCGTTCCCCATCTCGATCGACGTCCAGCAGATCAGCGAGCTGGCGCGGAGACCCGAAATCATCGAGCGTGCCAGCCAGATCCGCCGCGATCTCGGCAGTCCCAAGACGATCCTGCTCGGTGTCGACCGGCTTGACTACACCAAGGGCATCCGGCACCGGCTCAAGGCCTACGAGGAACTGCTGGCGGACGGCCTGGTCTCAGTGGAGGACGCCGCGCTGATCCAGGTTGCGAGCCCCAGCCGGGAACGCGTCGAGCAGTACCGGTTGCTGCGTGAGGAGGTCGAGGGCACCGTCGGCCATATCAACGGCACTTACGACACCATGCAGCACACTGCTGTGCGCTACCTGCACCACAGCTACCCGATTGAGGAAATGGTGGCGCTGTACCTGGCAGCGGACGTCATGCTGGTCACGGCCCTCCGGGACGGCATGAACCTCGTGGCCAAGGAATACGTCACGGCCCGCACGAACAACGACGGCGCGCTCGTGCTGAGCGAGTTCGCCGGCGCCGCGGACCAGCTCAAGCAGGCCCTGCTGATGAACCCGCACGACATCGACGGGCTCAAGGACACCATCATGAAGGCCGTCACCATGCAGCCCGCCGAGGCGGGGCGCCGGATGCGCTCGATGCGCAAACAGATCCTGGACCACGACGTCGACCTGTGGTCCTCCGACTTCCTCGCCGCCCTCAAAGAGAAGGTAATCCGCGATGACTCCTGA
- a CDS encoding ABC transporter ATP-binding protein, whose amino-acid sequence MATVTFDNATRLYPGTDKPAVDKLNIEIADGEFLVLVGPSGCGKSTSLRMLAGLEDVNSGRILIGDRDVTDVPPKDRDIAMVFQNYALYPHMTVADNMGFALKIAGVSKEERAERVREAAKLLDLEPYLDRKPKALSGGQRQRVAMGRAIVRNPQVFLMDEPLSNLDAKLRVQTRTQIASLTRRLGVTTVYVTHDQVEAMTMGDRVAVLKDGLLMQVDTPRNLYDKPKNVFVAGFIGSPAMNLLELPVVDGGVQFGGTVYPVPRDVLEEAHGQTVTVGSRPEDLENAPEGEGLQVEVDVVEELGADAYVYGHTTLDGQSHDIVARVDGRRPPMKGESIWVRPQSGHVHLFDTKTGLRLGD is encoded by the coding sequence GTGGCTACAGTTACTTTTGACAACGCAACACGTCTGTACCCGGGCACTGACAAGCCCGCTGTTGACAAGCTCAACATTGAAATCGCCGATGGCGAATTCCTCGTCCTCGTTGGACCCTCCGGCTGTGGAAAGTCGACCTCCCTGCGCATGCTCGCCGGTCTTGAGGACGTAAACTCCGGCCGGATCCTCATCGGCGACCGCGACGTCACCGACGTTCCGCCAAAGGACCGTGACATCGCCATGGTCTTCCAGAACTACGCGCTGTACCCGCACATGACGGTTGCGGACAACATGGGTTTCGCGCTGAAGATTGCCGGCGTCAGCAAGGAAGAGCGCGCCGAGCGTGTCCGTGAAGCTGCCAAGCTCCTGGACCTCGAGCCGTACCTGGACCGCAAGCCGAAGGCACTCTCCGGTGGCCAGCGCCAGCGCGTTGCCATGGGCCGCGCCATCGTGCGTAACCCGCAGGTCTTCCTCATGGATGAGCCGCTGTCCAACCTTGACGCCAAGCTCCGCGTGCAGACCCGTACGCAGATCGCATCCCTGACCCGCCGCCTGGGCGTCACCACGGTCTACGTGACCCACGACCAGGTTGAGGCCATGACGATGGGTGACCGCGTCGCGGTGCTGAAGGACGGCCTGCTGATGCAGGTAGACACCCCGCGCAACCTTTACGACAAGCCGAAGAATGTCTTCGTAGCCGGCTTCATCGGCTCCCCCGCCATGAACCTCCTGGAACTTCCCGTCGTCGACGGCGGCGTCCAGTTCGGCGGCACCGTTTACCCGGTTCCCCGGGACGTCCTCGAGGAAGCCCACGGCCAGACCGTGACCGTCGGCTCCCGCCCGGAGGACCTGGAGAACGCACCCGAGGGTGAGGGCCTTCAGGTAGAGGTCGACGTCGTCGAGGAACTCGGCGCCGATGCCTACGTCTACGGCCACACCACGCTGGACGGCCAGAGCCACGACATCGTGGCCCGCGTAGACGGCCGCCGCCCTCCAATGAAGGGCGAGTCCATCTGGGTCCGTCCGCAGTCAGGCCACGTACACCTGTTCGACACCAAGACCGGCCTGCGCCTGGGCGACTAG
- a CDS encoding NAD-dependent epimerase/dehydratase family protein — MRIVITGATGNAGTALLRRLAAAKAEGEDLQIVGISRRSPESLIPPYLGVEWHNVDIGSPDAVPRLETRLQGADAVVHLAWQIQPNHRLDELFRTNVTGTANVLTAAGRAGVGHFVCASSVGAYSRAAKDRRVAEDWPVDGIPGSHYSEHKARQEALLNEFVADYPAITVARLRPALIFQEDAGSEIGKYFLGRLIPRILPPKPRIPVLPVPPEFVFQAVHADDVADAYWRVLHRRASGAFNVAAEPVIDPNALGWLLGAQRTLPLPLALLRVVVDLAWRARLQPTDAGWVDMAAGAPIMDTTRAREELGWSPGRSSLQAIAEVLAGLGRGAGVAGSPPLQAR, encoded by the coding sequence ATGCGCATCGTCATTACCGGAGCCACCGGCAACGCGGGCACGGCCCTGCTTAGACGGCTGGCCGCGGCGAAGGCCGAAGGTGAAGACCTGCAGATCGTTGGGATATCGCGGCGAAGTCCGGAGTCCCTCATCCCGCCCTACCTGGGCGTCGAGTGGCACAACGTCGATATTGGCTCGCCCGACGCCGTTCCGCGCCTCGAAACCCGTCTGCAGGGGGCCGACGCCGTGGTCCACCTCGCCTGGCAGATCCAGCCCAACCATCGGCTGGACGAGCTCTTCCGGACCAATGTGACCGGCACCGCGAACGTGCTGACCGCCGCGGGCAGGGCTGGAGTGGGGCACTTTGTCTGTGCCTCATCCGTTGGCGCATACTCACGGGCGGCCAAGGACCGGCGGGTTGCCGAGGACTGGCCGGTTGACGGTATTCCGGGATCGCACTACAGCGAGCACAAGGCGCGGCAGGAAGCCCTGCTGAATGAGTTTGTTGCCGACTACCCGGCCATAACGGTCGCTAGGCTCCGCCCCGCTCTGATCTTCCAGGAGGACGCCGGCAGCGAGATCGGAAAGTACTTTCTGGGCCGGCTGATACCTCGGATCCTTCCGCCGAAACCCCGCATCCCGGTTCTGCCCGTTCCACCGGAGTTCGTGTTCCAGGCCGTGCATGCCGATGACGTCGCAGACGCCTACTGGCGGGTCCTGCACCGAAGGGCCTCAGGGGCGTTCAACGTAGCCGCCGAACCCGTGATCGACCCGAACGCCTTGGGCTGGCTGCTGGGTGCGCAGCGTACTCTGCCGCTGCCCCTCGCGCTGTTGCGGGTAGTCGTCGACCTCGCCTGGCGGGCGCGCCTGCAGCCGACGGATGCCGGCTGGGTGGATATGGCCGCCGGCGCACCGATTATGGACACGACGAGGGCGCGGGAAGAGCTTGGCTGGTCCCCCGGCCGCTCCTCGTTGCAGGCGATAGCGGAGGTCCTGGCCGGGCTGGGAAGGGGCGCCGGCGTTGCCGGCTCCCCTCCCCTGCAGGCGCGATAG
- a CDS encoding aminoglycoside phosphotransferase family protein, whose amino-acid sequence MTGAHVEPSSVVRVRRHPPRPFPCDFYNSLLEGGVPLVRLLGRPLERSGYEVSTAEYLRPGLVSQESYVSLLTALHSAPVERSGAPEWDWLERTANDLRESRGVHVEPLSEVFDRVKCRLGRVGTGRVSGLHGDPHPDNIGFASDGRAKWFDLDDICVGPVAWDWSSAIFIARRFENHRWDLDHLACAAQQDCGGPAPDAVLDEMVTLRELNLLLAGFRLLDQRHHTELLHRVRTLQDGDREARWTLIDDL is encoded by the coding sequence GTGACGGGCGCACACGTCGAACCTTCGTCGGTCGTGCGCGTCCGGCGGCACCCGCCACGGCCATTCCCGTGTGACTTCTATAACTCGTTACTGGAAGGCGGGGTGCCGCTCGTTCGACTTCTTGGTCGTCCTCTCGAGCGGAGCGGCTACGAGGTTTCCACTGCTGAATACCTCCGGCCGGGGCTGGTTTCTCAGGAAAGCTACGTCAGCTTGTTGACTGCCCTGCATTCAGCCCCGGTCGAGCGGAGCGGTGCGCCGGAATGGGACTGGCTGGAGCGGACGGCCAACGATCTCAGAGAATCTCGTGGAGTGCACGTTGAGCCGCTTTCGGAGGTCTTCGACCGGGTGAAATGTCGACTCGGGCGAGTGGGGACCGGGCGGGTATCAGGGTTGCACGGCGACCCGCACCCGGACAACATCGGCTTCGCCTCTGACGGTCGCGCAAAGTGGTTCGATCTCGACGACATATGTGTCGGACCGGTTGCCTGGGATTGGTCGAGCGCGATCTTCATTGCGCGCCGGTTCGAAAACCATCGATGGGATCTCGACCATCTCGCATGCGCCGCCCAACAGGACTGTGGTGGCCCCGCCCCGGACGCAGTTCTGGATGAGATGGTGACACTCCGCGAACTCAATCTTCTCCTCGCTGGATTTCGCTTGCTCGATCAACGGCACCATACCGAGCTACTGCACCGGGTCCGCACGCTTCAGGACGGCGACCGAGAGGCACGATGGACTCTCATCGACGACTTGTAG